One genomic segment of Erythrolamprus reginae isolate rEryReg1 chromosome 2, rEryReg1.hap1, whole genome shotgun sequence includes these proteins:
- the HIGD2A gene encoding HIG1 domain family member 2A, mitochondrial encodes MAQNPPPPFDPYRPPVIEGFTPISNTGGEAFQSKFVRKFRENPFVPIGCLCTAGILSYGLFCFINNKPRESQIMMRARVIAQGLTVAAILVGMAVTNLKTPK; translated from the exons ATGGCTCAGAATCCTCCGCCGCCATTTGATCCCTACCGACCCCCGGTTATTGAAGGCTTTACTCCCATTTCTAACACGGGTGGCGAAGCCTTCCAAAGCAAGTTCGTGCGCAAGTTCCGCGAGAATCCATTTGTGCCCATCG GCTGCCTTTGTACAGCTGGAATTTTGAGTTATGGACTCTTCTGCTTCATAAATAACAAACCCAGGGAATCCCAGATAATGATGAGGGCCCGTGTTATAGCCCAGGGCTTAACCGTTGCAGCCATATTAGTGGGCATGGCTGTTACAAACCTGAAGACACCCAAATGA